From a single Bryobacter aggregatus MPL3 genomic region:
- a CDS encoding PadR family transcriptional regulator produces the protein MSKAKNEVPYGTLDLLILKTLETRGTLHGYAIARRIEQVSEDALQLSQGSVYPALVRLEQEGWIAAEWGVSETNRKVRFYSLTRSGRKQLLVEVANWEQAMALVGRFLGASA, from the coding sequence ATGTCGAAAGCAAAAAACGAAGTACCTTATGGCACATTGGATCTGCTGATCCTGAAGACTCTCGAGACAAGGGGCACTTTGCATGGCTATGCGATTGCACGGCGTATCGAGCAGGTTTCAGAGGACGCGTTGCAACTGAGCCAAGGCTCGGTCTACCCGGCGCTGGTGCGCCTTGAGCAAGAGGGATGGATCGCCGCCGAGTGGGGCGTCTCTGAGACCAATCGCAAGGTCCGCTTCTACTCCTTGACGCGCAGTGGCCGCAAGCAGTTGTTGGTGGAAGTGGCGAACTGGGAACAGGCCATGGCCCTGGTGGGCCGCTTTCTGGGAGCCTCTGCGTGA
- a CDS encoding ABC transporter permease, whose product MTPRRALARITALFRKRRLDRDLEEEVRAHLEMAEMDAIASGSTPEAARQKARREFGGVTQMQEKHREQRSAQWIENFLRDFRFGLSSLLRTPSFTAIVVGVLALGIGANVAMFSLVDAVLLKPLPFREPDRIVAVWEAPRKGVTNATSTPDFLDWKRLGTRFEALAATQHLSSSLTGNGEAMRLNGMAVTTDYFRIFQVGPGLGRSFSAADDQPVVVLSHAAWQKYFAGDPGILGRKLILDGEAYPVIGVLPPGAFDREEVAFWKPLVFAPEQQRRDFHWMTVYGRLRAGVTPAQAQEQLQAIATAQKELTPLFKRDWKIQVEAYENLVVGDGLRRQLYIAFGAVAFVLLIACANVANLLIGKGVARRKELAVRAALGASRGRLIAQLLTESLALCLLGGAAGVLLAWLLLRLAQPFLLQALPFTAAVNLDLRVLAFAVLLALGVALLVGVLPSLQTSFANLAASMNATARGSSGSHSFARRLIVIAEVALSLVLLCGAMLLFRSLLKLQDLDTGVRIDKVMTMSIDVPLRAYPTPQRAALLYESLAQRVKAAPGVSEVALATHLPLRWIGNGEGMMVPGVEKPVNVRFKRVDPGYFRSFGIPLLSGREITERDRNNTPRIAVINEALAQRLREVAQGKDPVGMKVQVSCPNYEVKGTTIQDIEIAGVIRSERVGGPGRPDPPVVYVPLAQSPSGGVRLIVRTQGEPSVVVPGLREALREVDPSLAPGDLATMQEVREQTLSGSSRPAWLIGCFALVAALLAALGLYGVLSNAVMQQRREIGIRMALGARGIDVVLQVLQNAVVTVAAGLLLGLAGAFSLTRVMKNLLYETSPMDPLAFSFACALMMAVGIAAGFVPANRASRVDPVTSLREDA is encoded by the coding sequence GTGACGCCGCGCCGCGCACTTGCGAGGATCACCGCGCTGTTTCGCAAGCGGCGTCTCGATCGCGACTTGGAAGAAGAAGTGCGTGCGCATCTCGAGATGGCGGAGATGGACGCCATCGCCAGTGGATCGACGCCAGAAGCAGCACGGCAGAAGGCACGCCGCGAATTCGGAGGAGTGACACAAATGCAAGAAAAGCATCGCGAACAGCGCAGCGCCCAGTGGATCGAGAATTTTCTGCGCGACTTCCGCTTCGGGCTCTCCTCGCTGCTCCGCACGCCCAGCTTTACGGCCATTGTTGTCGGCGTGCTGGCGCTTGGAATTGGCGCGAATGTCGCGATGTTCAGCCTGGTGGATGCGGTGCTGCTCAAGCCGCTTCCGTTTCGCGAGCCCGATCGCATTGTCGCTGTGTGGGAGGCACCTCGCAAGGGCGTGACCAATGCCACCAGCACGCCCGACTTTCTCGATTGGAAGCGGCTCGGAACCCGCTTTGAGGCGCTGGCCGCAACGCAACACCTCTCGTCTTCGCTCACCGGAAATGGGGAAGCCATGCGCCTGAACGGCATGGCCGTCACCACTGACTACTTCCGGATCTTCCAGGTAGGCCCCGGGCTGGGACGCAGCTTCAGTGCCGCGGATGATCAACCGGTGGTGGTGCTCAGTCATGCCGCCTGGCAGAAGTACTTTGCCGGAGACCCGGGCATTCTCGGCCGCAAGCTGATTCTGGATGGGGAGGCGTATCCAGTGATCGGAGTACTGCCGCCGGGCGCTTTCGACCGCGAAGAGGTCGCGTTCTGGAAGCCGCTCGTATTTGCGCCAGAGCAGCAGCGCCGCGACTTCCACTGGATGACCGTCTATGGCCGGCTGCGCGCAGGCGTAACGCCCGCACAAGCGCAGGAGCAATTGCAGGCAATCGCAACCGCGCAGAAAGAGCTGACGCCCTTGTTCAAACGCGATTGGAAGATCCAGGTGGAGGCTTATGAAAATCTAGTGGTGGGCGACGGGCTGCGCCGGCAGCTCTACATCGCCTTCGGCGCCGTGGCCTTTGTCCTGCTGATTGCTTGTGCGAATGTTGCAAATCTGCTGATCGGCAAAGGTGTCGCGCGCCGCAAAGAGCTTGCAGTGCGTGCGGCCTTGGGCGCGAGCCGGGGCAGGCTGATTGCGCAATTGCTCACCGAGAGCTTGGCGCTTTGCCTGCTGGGTGGCGCGGCGGGCGTCTTGCTGGCCTGGTTGTTGCTGCGCTTGGCGCAGCCCTTTCTCTTGCAGGCTTTGCCCTTCACCGCTGCCGTCAATCTCGACCTGCGGGTGCTCGCCTTTGCGGTGCTACTGGCCTTGGGAGTTGCGTTGCTGGTGGGTGTATTGCCTTCGCTCCAGACTTCGTTTGCCAATCTGGCGGCCTCGATGAATGCGACCGCGCGCGGTTCTTCCGGCTCGCACTCCTTTGCACGACGGCTGATTGTGATCGCCGAGGTTGCCTTGTCGCTTGTATTGCTGTGCGGCGCGATGTTGCTATTTCGCAGCCTGTTGAAGCTGCAGGATCTTGATACCGGGGTGCGCATCGACAAGGTGATGACGATGTCGATCGATGTCCCCTTGCGTGCCTACCCGACACCGCAACGGGCCGCGTTGCTTTACGAATCTCTCGCGCAGCGGGTGAAAGCGGCGCCCGGCGTCAGCGAGGTTGCCTTGGCCACCCATCTGCCTTTGCGCTGGATTGGGAACGGCGAAGGCATGATGGTGCCGGGCGTGGAGAAGCCGGTGAATGTGCGCTTCAAGCGTGTCGACCCCGGCTACTTCCGAAGCTTCGGGATTCCGCTTCTGTCTGGCCGCGAGATCACGGAGCGCGATCGCAACAACACGCCGCGCATTGCGGTGATCAACGAAGCGTTGGCCCAGCGGCTGCGTGAAGTCGCTCAAGGCAAGGACCCGGTGGGAATGAAGGTACAGGTGTCGTGCCCGAACTATGAGGTGAAAGGCACGACGATACAGGACATCGAGATTGCCGGGGTGATCCGCAGCGAGCGCGTCGGCGGGCCGGGGAGGCCAGACCCACCCGTCGTCTATGTGCCACTGGCCCAGTCGCCCAGCGGCGGCGTGCGGCTGATTGTCCGCACCCAGGGCGAGCCCAGCGTGGTGGTGCCCGGCTTGCGGGAAGCCTTGCGCGAAGTGGACCCGTCGCTTGCGCCGGGAGATCTGGCCACGATGCAGGAAGTGCGCGAGCAGACCTTATCGGGATCGAGCCGCCCGGCCTGGTTGATCGGCTGCTTTGCGCTGGTGGCGGCCTTGCTTGCAGCACTGGGTCTGTATGGTGTGCTGTCGAATGCGGTGATGCAGCAGCGGCGCGAGATCGGCATCCGGATGGCGCTGGGCGCAAGGGGAATCGATGTCGTCCTGCAGGTGCTGCAGAATGCAGTGGTGACGGTTGCCGCCGGATTGTTGCTTGGCCTGGCGGGAGCCTTCTCCTTGACGCGAGTGATGAAGAATCTGCTGTATGAGACCTCGCCGATGGACCCGCTGGCCTTTAGCTTCGCTTGTGCGCTGATGATGGCCGTGGGGATTGCCGCCGGCTTTGTGCCGGCCAACCGCGCCTCACGCGTGGACCCGGTGACGAGCTTGCGCGAAGACGCCTAG
- a CDS encoding 4Fe-4S dicluster domain-containing protein, translated as MPYVIAEPCIGVKDTACVDACPVDAIHPRGDEPGFGAESQLYIHPEDCICCGACVPVCPAAAIFPAEDLTASWSQRNADWYQR; from the coding sequence ATGCCCTACGTAATTGCGGAACCTTGCATTGGAGTGAAGGACACGGCCTGTGTCGATGCCTGTCCAGTGGATGCGATTCACCCTCGTGGCGACGAGCCCGGCTTTGGCGCAGAAAGCCAGTTGTACATCCATCCGGAGGACTGCATCTGCTGCGGAGCCTGCGTGCCGGTCTGTCCTGCCGCTGCGATCTTTCCGGCAGAAGATCTGACCGCCAGTTGGAGTCAGCGCAATGCCGATTGGTACCAGCGCTAG